The proteins below are encoded in one region of Sphingobium yanoikuyae:
- a CDS encoding DUF4230 domain-containing protein: MADALKRYAGPVAVALLILIVGGAMLVGWQRYNRDYVVSVEDDGTAVTKVIAEKIAGTSSLKVSELSGTIQSSARDVRGFGWLKSDQVVKMPFSVDYFVNVGAIGADDLEWDAERRTLIVNAPDVTVGKPNVDESQRTLVRTSGLFVTREAGEELSRRTSAYAQARAAKSAGSPERMAQAREYGRAALVKLMAAPLTAAGQGDARVIVTFPAERPNRDRWDVTTPVNEVLANRRQAR; this comes from the coding sequence ATGGCAGATGCGCTGAAGCGCTATGCCGGGCCGGTCGCGGTCGCGCTGCTGATCCTGATCGTCGGCGGGGCGATGCTGGTCGGCTGGCAGCGCTATAATCGCGACTATGTGGTGAGCGTCGAGGATGATGGGACGGCGGTGACCAAGGTCATTGCCGAAAAGATCGCCGGCACCAGCAGCCTGAAGGTTTCGGAACTCAGCGGCACGATCCAGAGCAGCGCGCGCGACGTGCGCGGCTTTGGCTGGCTGAAGTCCGACCAGGTGGTGAAGATGCCCTTTTCGGTCGATTATTTCGTCAATGTCGGCGCGATCGGCGCGGATGACCTGGAATGGGATGCGGAGCGCCGCACCCTGATTGTCAATGCGCCCGATGTCACCGTCGGCAAGCCCAATGTGGACGAGAGCCAGCGCACTCTAGTGCGGACCAGCGGCCTGTTCGTGACGCGCGAGGCGGGTGAGGAACTGAGCCGTCGCACATCTGCTTACGCGCAGGCGCGGGCCGCCAAATCGGCCGGGTCGCCCGAGCGGATGGCGCAGGCGCGCGAATATGGCCGGGCTGCGCTGGTGAAGCTGATGGCCGCGCCGCTGACGGCGGCCGGGCAGGGCGATGCGCGGGTGATCGTCACTTTTCCGGCGGAACGACCCAATCGCGATCGCTGGGACGTGACCACGCCGGTTAACGAGGTACTGGCAAACCGGAGACAGGCCCGCTAG
- the nadA gene encoding quinolinate synthase NadA has translation MNAFTDIPQGTDLRAEIDRLRKERNAVILGHYYQSPEIQDLSDFVGDSLELSRKAAETDADVIAFCGVRFMAETAKILSPQKIVVLPDMDAGCSLEDSCPPAQFKAFREAHPDHIALSYINCSAEVKALSDIIVTSSSAEKILAQIPKEQKIIFGPDKHLGGYLKRKLGRDMLLWPGVCIVHEAFSETELLKLKAQHPDAPVAAHPECPPYIVDHADYVGSTSGILDFAKTMPGDTLIVATEPHIIHQMQKAVPAKNFIGAPGADGNCNCNICPYMALNTMEKLYLSLRDLSPRIEMDETLRVAAKKSLDRMLEMASGTVGQGDLGAR, from the coding sequence ATGAACGCTTTCACCGATATTCCGCAGGGGACGGACCTGCGCGCGGAAATCGACCGCCTGCGCAAGGAGCGCAACGCCGTCATCCTGGGCCATTATTACCAGTCGCCCGAGATTCAGGATCTGTCCGATTTCGTCGGTGACAGCCTGGAACTGTCGCGCAAGGCGGCCGAGACCGACGCCGATGTCATCGCTTTCTGTGGCGTGCGCTTCATGGCCGAAACGGCGAAGATATTGTCGCCGCAGAAGATCGTCGTGCTGCCCGACATGGACGCCGGCTGCAGCCTGGAAGACAGCTGCCCGCCCGCCCAGTTCAAGGCGTTCCGCGAGGCGCATCCCGATCATATTGCGCTGAGCTACATCAACTGTTCGGCCGAGGTGAAGGCGCTGTCCGACATCATCGTGACATCGTCGTCGGCCGAGAAGATCCTGGCGCAGATCCCCAAGGAGCAGAAGATCATCTTCGGCCCCGACAAGCATCTGGGCGGCTATCTCAAGCGCAAGCTGGGCCGCGACATGCTGCTGTGGCCGGGCGTGTGCATCGTGCATGAGGCGTTCAGCGAGACCGAATTGCTGAAGCTGAAGGCGCAGCATCCCGACGCGCCGGTCGCCGCGCACCCGGAATGCCCGCCCTATATCGTCGACCATGCCGATTATGTCGGGTCGACCAGCGGCATCCTGGACTTTGCCAAGACGATGCCGGGCGACACGCTGATTGTCGCCACCGAACCGCATATCATCCACCAGATGCAGAAGGCGGTGCCGGCCAAGAATTTCATCGGCGCGCCGGGCGCGGACGGCAACTGCAACTGCAATATCTGTCCCTATATGGCGCTCAACACGATGGAGAAGCTCTATCTGTCGCTGCGCGACCTGAGCCCGCGCATCGAGATGGACGAGACACTGCGCGTCGCCGCCAAGAAGAGCCTGGACCGGATGCTGGAAATGGCCAGCGGCACGGTCGGCCAGGGCGATCTGGGCGCACGCTGA
- a CDS encoding MBL fold metallo-hydrolase, translating into MATPFDPADLPTGILMTLSPLVARVLAPNPSPFTYTGTQTYLVGGADVAVIDPGPDEAAHLDALIAAIGGRPVVAILCTHTHRDHSPAARPLSALTGAPIIGCAPLTLSDDGPRADAAFDADYRPDRVLGDGEVVAGTGWTLAAVATPGHTSNHLCFALAEDKALFTGDHVMGWSTSVISPPDGDMTAYMRSMQLLLGRDDIVYYPAHGEPIDNPQRLVRGMMGHRKQREGQIMRFLERNGDSAIPDMVAEMYKGVDPRLYGAAGRSVLAHLIDLNGRGMAAPLEDGRWQMR; encoded by the coding sequence ATGGCTACCCCGTTCGATCCGGCCGATTTGCCGACCGGCATCCTGATGACGCTGTCGCCGCTGGTGGCGCGCGTGCTGGCGCCCAATCCGTCGCCCTTCACCTATACCGGCACCCAGACCTATCTGGTCGGCGGTGCGGATGTGGCGGTGATCGATCCCGGGCCGGACGAGGCCGCGCATCTCGACGCGCTGATCGCTGCGATCGGCGGGCGGCCGGTGGTGGCGATCCTCTGCACCCATACCCATCGCGACCATAGCCCGGCGGCACGGCCGCTGAGCGCGCTGACCGGCGCGCCGATCATCGGCTGTGCGCCGCTGACGCTGAGCGACGATGGGCCGCGCGCGGACGCGGCCTTCGACGCGGACTATCGGCCCGATCGGGTGCTGGGCGATGGCGAAGTGGTGGCCGGCACCGGCTGGACGCTGGCGGCGGTGGCGACGCCGGGCCATACGTCCAACCATCTCTGCTTTGCCTTGGCTGAGGACAAGGCGCTGTTCACCGGCGACCATGTGATGGGCTGGTCGACCAGCGTCATTTCCCCGCCCGATGGCGACATGACCGCCTATATGCGGTCGATGCAGTTGCTGCTGGGTCGGGACGATATCGTCTATTATCCGGCCCATGGCGAGCCGATCGACAATCCGCAGCGGCTGGTGCGCGGCATGATGGGCCATCGCAAGCAGCGCGAGGGGCAGATCATGCGCTTCCTGGAGCGCAATGGCGACAGCGCCATCCCCGACATGGTGGCGGAAATGTACAAGGGCGTGGACCCGCGCCTTTACGGGGCGGCCGGGCGATCGGTGCTGGCGCATCTGATCGACCTGAATGGCCGGGGCATGGCCGCGCCGCTGGAGGATGGGCGATGGCAGATGCGCTGA
- the cls gene encoding cardiolipin synthase, protein MVNLPDSDFGLFYYILEWAIRIGALIAVPFRRTPAATRAWLLLIFFLPVPGLILFWIIGSPRFPEWRRDRFGELDPWFGGIAARLLPHAPSPDPDRAPIIDLAAKLGKMPATGGNRVDLIFDYIVAIDRLVADINAARHSVRILVYIFADDAVGRRVADALGAAVKRGVTVQVMYDPVGSRPWRKGMEAMLTAAGVELCAALPFRWIRGRTRRDMRNHRKLFVIDGVIGHVGSQNIVARDFKPGIVNQELVARVAGPVVAELEALVRADWYMETHQLPEGPVVIPEPAGDAVTQLLPSGSNYPLEGFKTLLVWQLHQARSHVMLVTPYFIPDDDLVDAMRTAVVRGVKVDLIVSKPVDQWLVHAAQASYYAELMAAGIGIHAHRPEFVHAKTVSIDGRLAVVGSSNVDMRSFELNEEASLLIYDAETVAAVELVQRRFMARAETLDRETWRARPLYRKVAENVARMVGSLL, encoded by the coding sequence ATGGTCAACCTCCCCGACAGCGACTTCGGCCTTTTCTATTATATCCTCGAATGGGCGATCCGCATCGGCGCGCTGATCGCTGTGCCCTTTCGCCGGACGCCGGCGGCGACGCGGGCATGGCTGCTGCTGATCTTCTTCCTGCCGGTGCCGGGGCTGATCCTGTTCTGGATCATCGGCAGCCCGCGTTTCCCCGAATGGCGGCGCGACCGGTTCGGCGAGCTTGATCCCTGGTTCGGCGGCATTGCGGCGCGGCTGCTGCCCCATGCGCCGTCACCCGATCCTGATCGTGCGCCGATCATCGACCTGGCCGCAAAGCTGGGCAAGATGCCGGCGACCGGCGGCAACCGGGTCGATCTGATCTTCGACTATATCGTGGCGATCGACCGGCTGGTGGCCGACATTAACGCCGCGCGGCACAGCGTGCGCATCCTGGTCTATATCTTTGCCGATGATGCGGTGGGACGGCGGGTGGCCGATGCGCTGGGCGCGGCGGTGAAGCGCGGCGTCACCGTGCAGGTGATGTATGATCCGGTCGGATCGCGGCCCTGGCGCAAGGGGATGGAAGCGATGCTGACCGCGGCGGGCGTCGAGTTGTGCGCTGCGCTGCCGTTCCGCTGGATCCGCGGGCGAACAAGGCGCGACATGCGCAACCATCGCAAGCTGTTCGTGATCGACGGGGTGATCGGCCATGTCGGATCGCAGAATATCGTCGCGCGCGACTTCAAGCCCGGCATCGTCAACCAGGAACTGGTGGCGCGGGTGGCCGGGCCGGTGGTGGCGGAGCTGGAGGCGCTGGTGCGCGCCGACTGGTATATGGAGACGCACCAGTTGCCCGAGGGGCCGGTGGTCATTCCCGAGCCGGCCGGCGACGCGGTGACGCAATTGCTGCCGAGCGGGTCCAACTATCCGCTGGAAGGGTTCAAGACGCTGCTGGTGTGGCAGTTGCACCAGGCGCGCAGCCATGTGATGCTGGTGACGCCCTATTTCATTCCCGACGATGATCTGGTCGATGCGATGCGCACGGCGGTGGTGCGCGGGGTGAAGGTCGACCTGATCGTGTCCAAGCCGGTCGACCAGTGGCTGGTCCATGCGGCGCAGGCCTCCTATTATGCCGAGCTGATGGCGGCGGGCATCGGCATCCACGCCCATCGGCCGGAATTCGTCCATGCCAAGACGGTCAGCATCGACGGTCGGCTGGCGGTGGTCGGCTCCTCCAATGTCGACATGCGCAGTTTCGAGCTGAACGAGGAGGCGAGCCTGCTCATCTATGACGCGGAAACGGTGGCGGCGGTGGAGCTGGTGCAGCGTCGTTTCATGGCGCGGGCGGAGACGCTGGACCGCGAAACATGGCGGGCGCGGCCGCTCTATCGCAAGGTTGCGGAAAATGTCGCGCGGATGGTCGGCTCGCTGTTGTAA
- a CDS encoding penicillin-binding protein activator: MTETDAPRQANMFAAMKRSARLLFVASTIMLAACQSIVPKGPGPAQPTGPAKPTGPEVTQGLPTDTARHRVALLVPTSGPNAGVGQSIANATTLALMDIKTDKVRITTYDTATGAAAAANRALADGNRLILGPLLADDARIVGPIAAKANVPVISFSNDTSVAGSNIFLMGYTPNQSIERVIGFARQKGLSNFGALVPRGTYGERAGNALLRAVEQAGGTVVSMQTFDRTPASITAAVKKLQASSSYDALLIADSGRVALQVAPIVRKNGGANARLLGTEIWNTEESLAASPVLRGAWYASVSDGLYRQLATKYRTRYGSAPFRLSSMGYDAVLLTVRIAQDWKPGAPFPTARLRDPGGFAGIDGAFRFNRNGIAERALEVSEVGAGTISVVDPAPRGFGN; the protein is encoded by the coding sequence ATGACAGAGACGGATGCCCCCCGGCAAGCGAACATGTTCGCGGCGATGAAGCGCAGCGCGCGATTGCTGTTCGTTGCAAGCACCATCATGCTTGCCGCCTGTCAGTCGATCGTGCCCAAGGGCCCCGGCCCAGCCCAGCCCACCGGCCCCGCCAAGCCGACCGGCCCGGAAGTGACCCAGGGCCTGCCGACCGACACTGCGCGCCACCGCGTCGCGCTGCTGGTGCCGACCAGCGGCCCCAATGCCGGCGTCGGCCAGTCGATCGCCAATGCCACCACCCTGGCGCTGATGGACATCAAGACCGACAAGGTCCGCATCACCACCTATGACACCGCCACCGGCGCCGCGGCGGCCGCCAACCGGGCGCTGGCCGACGGCAACCGCCTGATCCTGGGTCCGCTGCTGGCCGATGACGCCCGCATCGTCGGGCCGATCGCGGCCAAGGCCAATGTCCCGGTCATCAGCTTCTCCAACGACACCAGCGTCGCGGGCAGCAACATCTTCCTGATGGGCTATACCCCCAACCAGTCGATCGAGCGGGTGATCGGCTTCGCCCGTCAAAAGGGCCTGTCCAATTTCGGCGCGCTGGTGCCGCGCGGCACCTATGGCGAGCGCGCCGGCAATGCGCTGCTGCGCGCGGTCGAACAGGCTGGCGGCACGGTCGTGTCGATGCAGACCTTCGATCGCACCCCCGCCTCGATCACCGCTGCGGTCAAGAAGCTGCAAGCCTCGTCCAGCTATGACGCGCTGCTGATCGCCGACAGCGGCCGGGTCGCGCTGCAGGTCGCACCGATCGTGCGCAAGAATGGCGGCGCCAATGCCCGCCTGCTCGGCACCGAAATCTGGAATACCGAAGAATCGCTGGCCGCCAGCCCCGTGCTACGCGGCGCCTGGTATGCCAGCGTGTCGGACGGCCTTTATCGCCAGCTCGCGACCAAATATCGCACCCGCTACGGCAGCGCGCCCTTCCGCCTGTCTTCGATGGGCTATGACGCGGTGCTGCTGACGGTGCGGATCGCCCAGGACTGGAAGCCGGGCGCGCCCTTCCCCACCGCGCGCCTGCGCGATCCGGGCGGCTTTGCCGGCATCGACGGCGCCTTCCGCTTCAATCGCAACGGCATCGCCGAACGCGCACTGGAAGTGAGCGAGGTCGGCGCCGGCACGATCAGCGTGGTCGATCCCGCCCCACGCGGCTTCGGCAACTAA
- a CDS encoding tyrosine recombinase XerC yields the protein MSDSVTPSLPERWRQHLSLDRRRSTHTVRAYVATAERLVAFLAEHQGQAVTATSLARLEQADLRAYLASRRVDGIGNISAARELSAVRGFLKFVGGAEARVPQLKGPRVKPGLPRPISPDEALALAGDIAEGAREDWIGARDWAVLLLLYGAGLRIGEAMGLMGDVMPLGDTLRVTGKRGKTRLVPLLPQVRAAIEAYADQCPWSPERDQPLFRGARGGPLSAALIRRSVQGARGRLGLSDRTTPHALRHSFATHLLGRGADLRSLQELLGHASLTSTQVYTQVDAAHLLDVYRAAHPRA from the coding sequence ATGAGCGACAGCGTGACCCCCTCCCTCCCCGAACGCTGGCGCCAGCATCTCAGCCTCGACCGGCGGCGCTCGACCCACACGGTGCGAGCCTATGTCGCCACGGCCGAGCGGCTGGTCGCCTTCCTTGCCGAGCATCAGGGGCAGGCCGTGACCGCCACCAGCCTTGCCCGGCTGGAGCAGGCGGACCTGCGCGCCTATCTTGCGAGCCGCCGGGTCGACGGCATCGGCAATATCTCCGCCGCGCGCGAATTGTCGGCGGTGCGCGGCTTCCTGAAATTTGTCGGTGGCGCGGAAGCCCGCGTCCCCCAGCTCAAGGGGCCACGGGTCAAGCCCGGCCTGCCCCGCCCCATCTCCCCCGACGAGGCGCTGGCGCTGGCCGGCGACATTGCCGAGGGCGCGCGAGAGGACTGGATCGGCGCGCGCGACTGGGCGGTGCTGCTGCTGCTCTATGGCGCGGGTCTGCGCATTGGCGAGGCGATGGGACTGATGGGCGACGTCATGCCGCTGGGCGACACCCTGCGCGTCACCGGCAAGCGCGGCAAGACGCGGCTGGTGCCGCTGCTCCCGCAGGTCCGTGCCGCGATCGAGGCCTATGCCGACCAATGCCCCTGGTCGCCCGAACGCGACCAGCCGCTGTTCCGGGGTGCGCGCGGCGGTCCGCTTTCGGCCGCGCTCATTCGCCGGTCGGTGCAGGGCGCGCGCGGGCGCCTCGGCCTGTCGGACCGCACCACGCCCCATGCGCTGCGCCACAGTTTCGCGACCCATCTGCTCGGCCGGGGCGCAGACCTGCGCAGCTTGCAGGAACTGCTCGGCCATGCCAGCCTGACCTCGACCCAGGTCTATACGCAGGTCGATGCCGCCCATCTGCTCGACGTCTATCGCGCCGCCCATCCCCGCGCCTGA
- a CDS encoding DedA family protein, giving the protein MTDWVLRLIDAGGYWGIFLLMILENVFPPIPSELIMGIGGIRVGQGRMAMEWLLLAGTLGTTIGNYFWYLVGHILGFGRLKPLVDRFGRWATLEWRDVEALDRLFGKYGQIVVFVFRFMPAFRTMISLPAGLFRMGHVRFLIWTAGGALVWNLVLAYAGFLLGQNFRDIDKYVGPVATACVVGAVLLYLWRLATWRPKG; this is encoded by the coding sequence ATGACCGACTGGGTGCTGCGGTTGATCGATGCGGGGGGCTATTGGGGGATCTTCCTGCTGATGATCCTCGAAAATGTGTTTCCGCCGATCCCGTCCGAACTGATTATGGGGATTGGCGGCATCCGCGTCGGCCAGGGGCGGATGGCGATGGAATGGCTGCTGCTGGCGGGCACGCTGGGCACCACGATCGGCAATTATTTCTGGTATCTGGTCGGCCATATATTGGGCTTTGGCCGGTTGAAGCCGCTGGTCGATCGCTTCGGCCGCTGGGCGACGCTGGAATGGCGCGATGTCGAGGCGCTGGACCGGCTGTTCGGCAAATATGGCCAGATCGTCGTCTTCGTGTTCCGCTTCATGCCGGCCTTCCGCACGATGATCTCGCTGCCCGCCGGCCTGTTCCGCATGGGGCATGTGCGTTTCCTGATCTGGACTGCCGGCGGCGCGCTGGTGTGGAATCTGGTGCTGGCCTATGCCGGTTTCCTGCTCGGCCAGAATTTCCGCGATATCGACAAATATGTGGGGCCGGTGGCGACCGCCTGCGTGGTCGGTGCGGTGCTGCTCTATCTCTGGCGATTGGCGACCTGGCGGCCCAAGGGATAA
- the rsmI gene encoding 16S rRNA (cytidine(1402)-2'-O)-methyltransferase: METILASGLEPGLYIVAGPIGNLGDLTPRAAEVLRLADVVAVEDTRVSARLLRHAGSDRPMIPYHDHSAENVRQRLIERMASESVALLSDAGTPLISDPGYKLVRDARAAGRRITTLPGPSAAIAALTLSGLPTDRFLFMGFLPNKAKARGDVLAEVVALRATLVFYESGPRLSDSLAAMAAALGDREAAVSREISKTFEETATGTLSELSARYADAPPKGEIVVIVGPPGEAPPASAEDADAALREALTRLPVSKAAGEVAKKLGLDRRTLYDRANELKGEREA; encoded by the coding sequence ATGGAAACTATATTGGCATCCGGGCTTGAGCCCGGGCTTTACATCGTGGCGGGGCCGATCGGCAACCTTGGAGACCTTACGCCGCGCGCGGCCGAAGTCCTGCGGCTGGCCGACGTGGTCGCCGTGGAAGATACACGGGTCAGCGCAAGGCTGCTGCGCCATGCGGGATCGGATCGGCCGATGATTCCCTATCATGACCATAGCGCCGAAAATGTGCGGCAACGGCTGATCGAGCGGATGGCGAGCGAATCGGTGGCGCTGCTGTCGGACGCGGGGACGCCGCTGATTTCCGATCCGGGCTACAAGCTGGTGCGCGACGCGCGGGCGGCCGGGCGCAGGATCACGACCCTGCCGGGGCCGAGCGCGGCGATCGCGGCGCTGACCCTGTCGGGCCTGCCGACCGATCGGTTCCTGTTCATGGGCTTCCTGCCGAACAAGGCGAAAGCGCGCGGCGACGTGCTGGCCGAGGTGGTGGCGCTGCGCGCGACCCTCGTTTTCTACGAAAGCGGGCCGCGGCTGTCGGACAGTCTGGCGGCGATGGCGGCGGCGCTGGGCGATCGCGAGGCGGCGGTCAGTCGCGAGATCAGCAAGACCTTCGAGGAGACGGCGACCGGCACGCTAAGCGAATTGTCCGCCCGCTATGCCGATGCGCCGCCCAAGGGGGAGATCGTTGTCATCGTCGGCCCGCCCGGCGAGGCGCCGCCGGCCAGCGCCGAGGATGCCGACGCGGCGCTGCGGGAGGCGCTGACCCGGCTGCCGGTATCGAAGGCGGCGGGCGAGGTCGCCAAGAAGCTGGGGCTCGACCGGCGGACGCTCTATGACCGGGCGAACGAACTCAAGGGAGAACGCGAGGCGTGA
- a CDS encoding YraN family protein translates to MNRQQAEKRGRQAERIAAWWLRLKGWQIVGQRLRTPAGEVDLVARKGAMLAFVEVKSRATDAELDVAIDQRRLARVAASAEILWHQLARPGDDMRIDVILLAPGRPPRHLANVWHGG, encoded by the coding sequence GTGAACCGCCAGCAGGCGGAGAAGCGCGGCCGGCAGGCCGAACGCATCGCCGCCTGGTGGCTGCGCCTCAAGGGCTGGCAGATTGTCGGCCAGCGCCTGCGCACGCCCGCGGGCGAGGTGGACCTGGTCGCGCGCAAGGGGGCGATGCTGGCCTTTGTCGAGGTGAAGAGCCGCGCGACCGACGCCGAACTGGACGTCGCGATCGACCAGCGCCGACTGGCACGGGTGGCGGCGAGCGCCGAAATATTATGGCATCAGCTGGCAAGACCCGGAGACGACATGCGAATTGACGTCATCCTCCTTGCGCCCGGCCGCCCGCCACGCCATCTGGCCAATGTCTGGCATGGGGGGTGA
- the gshB gene encoding glutathione synthase, whose protein sequence is MTELNPLTVAMQMDPMEGIRIAGDSTFHIMLAAQARGHKLYHYLAPDLTYRDGRVLAKARPVKVQKVEGDHYALGEPEMLDLGRDVDVVWMRQDPPFDLSYITATHLLERVQEETLVVNDPASVRNAPEKLFVLDYARFMPPTMITRDLAEVKSFLAEHGEIVVKPLYGNGGVAVFHVGSNGANLSSLVELFKASWVEPFMVQAFIPGVAQGDKRIVLVDGEVAGAVNRIPGAGEIRSNLAVGGSAAKTVLTDREREICEAMGPELKRRGLLFVGIDVIGGEWLTEINVTSPTGIVSIDAFDGTDTGGMIWDAIDARLAARAAA, encoded by the coding sequence ATGACCGAACTCAACCCCCTGACCGTCGCCATGCAGATGGACCCGATGGAAGGGATCAGGATCGCCGGCGATTCGACCTTCCACATCATGCTGGCGGCGCAGGCGCGGGGGCATAAGCTCTATCATTATCTGGCGCCTGACCTGACCTATCGCGACGGCCGGGTACTGGCCAAGGCGCGGCCGGTGAAGGTGCAGAAGGTCGAGGGCGATCATTATGCGCTGGGCGAGCCGGAGATGCTGGACCTGGGCCGCGACGTCGATGTCGTGTGGATGCGGCAGGATCCGCCCTTTGACCTGAGCTACATCACCGCCACCCATTTGCTGGAGCGGGTGCAGGAAGAGACTCTGGTGGTGAACGACCCTGCCAGCGTCCGCAATGCGCCCGAAAAGCTGTTCGTGCTCGATTATGCCCGCTTCATGCCGCCGACGATGATCACCCGCGACCTGGCCGAAGTGAAGAGCTTCCTGGCCGAGCATGGCGAGATCGTGGTGAAGCCGCTTTATGGCAATGGCGGCGTCGCGGTGTTCCATGTCGGCAGCAATGGCGCGAACCTGTCGTCGCTGGTGGAACTGTTCAAGGCTTCGTGGGTCGAACCCTTCATGGTCCAGGCCTTCATTCCCGGCGTCGCGCAGGGCGACAAGCGCATCGTGCTGGTCGATGGCGAGGTCGCGGGCGCGGTCAACCGCATTCCCGGCGCGGGCGAAATCCGCTCCAACCTGGCGGTCGGCGGATCGGCGGCCAAGACGGTGCTGACCGATCGCGAGCGGGAAATCTGCGAGGCGATGGGGCCGGAATTGAAGCGCCGCGGCCTGTTGTTCGTCGGCATCGACGTGATCGGCGGCGAATGGCTTACCGAAATCAACGTGACGTCGCCGACCGGCATCGTGTCGATCGACGCGTTCGACGGCACCGACACCGGTGGCATGATCTGGGACGCGATCGACGCCCGCCTGGCGGCGCGGGCGGCGGCCTGA